From the genome of Virgibacillus proomii, one region includes:
- a CDS encoding sugar isomerase domain-containing protein has translation MLYKNFFTNIENMLHQVIEKEGEKIVQAAVVIGESMKKNGVLHVFGCGHSQMYAMELFYRAGGLVPVNAILSPPLSLEPSAPLSTFSERQEGLAKVILDRENVQPQDVMLIISTSGRNAVPIEMAIEAKKKDLQVIALTSLFFSTEVESRYKNGKKLYQLADVVLDNHGEPGDAIMEISGLKSKFGSTSSIIGFTILQSIIVQVIENLVKDGVEPPIYVSSNLDKGDQINQRFIKKYRNRITCL, from the coding sequence ATGTTGTACAAAAATTTTTTTACAAACATTGAAAACATGTTACATCAGGTGATTGAAAAAGAGGGAGAGAAGATCGTTCAAGCGGCGGTTGTAATAGGAGAATCAATGAAGAAGAACGGTGTGCTTCATGTGTTTGGTTGTGGACACTCGCAAATGTATGCAATGGAATTGTTCTATCGAGCTGGAGGACTTGTACCAGTGAATGCAATACTTTCTCCTCCACTATCTTTAGAACCCTCCGCTCCATTAAGTACTTTTTCCGAGAGGCAGGAAGGACTGGCGAAAGTAATATTGGATCGAGAAAATGTCCAGCCACAGGATGTAATGTTAATCATTTCTACATCCGGCAGGAATGCTGTGCCAATTGAAATGGCTATTGAAGCAAAAAAGAAAGATTTACAGGTTATTGCACTTACCTCTTTATTTTTTTCTACAGAAGTAGAATCAAGATATAAAAATGGGAAAAAACTATATCAATTGGCCGATGTAGTCCTTGATAATCATGGAGAGCCCGGAGATGCAATTATGGAAATATCAGGTTTAAAGTCCAAATTCGGATCTACTTCTTCAATTATTGGGTTTACGATTTTACAGTCTATTATTGTCCAGGTGATTGAGAATTTAGTAAAAGACGGTGTAGAGCCGCCAATATATGTCAGTTCGAACCTTGATAAAGGGGATCAAATTAATCAACGTTTTATAAAAAAATATCGCAATCGAATAACTTGTTTATAA
- a CDS encoding PTS sugar transporter subunit IIB: protein MEIITVCGMGFGTSLMLKMTVDEILEQVGIKAEVSALDAGSAKGRNADLIITSADLESALEGVEANKIFIDNLTDADEVKQKLLHYLNKVSK, encoded by the coding sequence ATGGAAATTATTACTGTATGTGGAATGGGGTTTGGAACCAGCTTGATGTTGAAAATGACGGTGGATGAAATATTGGAACAAGTAGGAATTAAAGCGGAAGTTAGTGCATTGGATGCAGGTTCAGCTAAAGGAAGAAATGCGGATTTAATTATTACTTCGGCAGATTTAGAGTCTGCGTTAGAAGGGGTGGAAGCAAATAAAATATTTATTGATAATCTCACAGATGCAGATGAAGTAAAGCAAAAACTGCTTCATTATTTGAATAAAGTAAGTAAATAG
- a CDS encoding PTS ascorbate transporter subunit IIC, with amino-acid sequence MLKAIAEILTVPAVTLGLVALLGLLLQRKEFTEVIKGTIKTILGILILGAGASLIVTNLTPFATMFEEAFQLKGVVPVDEAVIAALVDSVAAIGRMTSFILLFGFLTNIVLARITPFKYIFLTGHMMWILAGALAWAFHDLGVSETYGIIFGSLINGMVLVLLPALAQPIVRKITGHDNVAYGHLTTAGVVASAWVGKMFGNQEQDSEKIKMPEKLSFFKDTAISVSLIMLIIYLITALFAGPEVVNPLSNGQNYIVFSILNSFGFAAGVLVLLQGVRMFLGEIIPAFRGIALKVVPGAKPALDVPIFFPYAPNALMLGFIFSIIGMVVGMLVSTLFGTIVPLPSIIGGFFTGGIAGIFGNTLGGRRGAMISGLIYGIILTVPVALFYPLFGLEVYGVEGLAFLVPDGIIVLALIKLFFVLEIPIIGLIVTLAAFILLSVFYRKKINKANLE; translated from the coding sequence ATGTTAAAAGCTATTGCAGAAATTCTTACTGTACCGGCAGTCACGTTGGGTTTAGTTGCATTGTTAGGTCTTTTGCTGCAAAGAAAAGAATTTACGGAGGTCATCAAGGGAACGATTAAGACAATATTGGGGATATTGATCCTAGGTGCTGGTGCCTCTTTAATTGTAACCAACTTAACCCCCTTTGCCACCATGTTCGAGGAAGCATTTCAGCTAAAGGGAGTAGTTCCGGTAGATGAGGCAGTTATTGCTGCCTTGGTTGATTCTGTAGCTGCCATTGGTAGAATGACTTCTTTTATATTGCTCTTTGGTTTTTTAACGAATATAGTATTAGCCCGAATAACGCCATTTAAATATATATTCTTAACGGGTCACATGATGTGGATACTCGCTGGGGCACTTGCATGGGCTTTTCATGACTTAGGTGTATCGGAAACATATGGTATCATTTTCGGTTCATTGATTAACGGAATGGTCTTGGTTTTATTACCGGCTTTAGCTCAACCTATTGTGCGAAAAATAACGGGACATGATAACGTTGCCTATGGGCATTTAACTACTGCAGGTGTAGTTGCTTCTGCATGGGTAGGTAAAATGTTTGGAAATCAAGAACAGGACAGTGAAAAGATTAAAATGCCTGAGAAGTTAAGCTTCTTTAAAGATACAGCTATATCGGTTTCATTAATTATGCTTATAATATACCTTATTACCGCACTTTTTGCTGGACCTGAAGTGGTGAATCCATTATCTAATGGACAAAATTATATCGTTTTTAGCATATTAAATTCCTTTGGATTCGCAGCAGGAGTGCTTGTCTTACTTCAAGGAGTAAGGATGTTTCTTGGGGAAATTATACCAGCGTTTCGTGGTATAGCATTAAAGGTTGTTCCAGGTGCAAAACCCGCTTTGGATGTACCAATATTTTTCCCGTATGCGCCTAATGCGCTTATGCTTGGTTTTATATTCTCCATTATCGGTATGGTCGTAGGAATGCTTGTCTCTACATTGTTTGGTACCATCGTTCCGTTACCGTCCATTATCGGCGGATTCTTTACAGGAGGTATTGCTGGGATATTCGGGAATACGTTGGGTGGAAGACGTGGAGCAATGATTTCGGGATTAATTTATGGAATTATATTAACCGTTCCAGTAGCTCTGTTCTATCCTTTATTTGGTTTAGAAGTATATGGTGTAGAAGGGCTTGCTTTCTTGGTACCAGATGGGATTATCGTTTTGGCTTTAATTAAGCTCTTCTTTGTTTTGGAAATTCCGATTATCGGTTTAATCGTTACGCTAGCTGCTTTCATCCTGTTAAGTGTGTTTTATAGAAAGAAGATCAATAAAGCAAACCTAGAATAA
- a CDS encoding IS3 family transposase → MKARKCVPKKATSFSGESKCLPRKAQAKVAFGLKEEGFRLKDILLAVGIPEATYHYHVKNFGREDSDKVLKKIIIDLFKKFHERYGYKRITRELNKLGYVINHKKVYRIMCELGLKCVKFMRKSRKYNSYKGNVGKVAKNRLSRRFNTPIPLQKLVTDITEFKCLSEEKLYLNPILDLYNGEIIAYKIKERPTLDLVIEPLKETIEIIKNHATYRTTIHSDQGFHYQHNQWVRTLKENKVFQSMSRKATCADNASMENFFGILKQEMYYGEKLVSYEELKSRIEEYIYWYNHERIKEKLAGLSPVEYRTQSSQSTV, encoded by the coding sequence ATTAAGGCTAGAAAATGCGTACCTAAAAAAGCTACGAGCTTTTCGGGAGAATCCAAATGCCTTCCACGAAAAGCACAGGCAAAGGTAGCATTTGGACTTAAAGAAGAAGGATTCCGATTAAAAGATATTCTCCTTGCTGTGGGCATACCTGAAGCAACCTATCACTATCATGTGAAAAATTTTGGCAGAGAAGATTCAGACAAAGTACTAAAAAAAATCATTATAGATTTATTTAAAAAGTTCCATGAACGTTATGGCTATAAACGTATTACTAGAGAACTAAATAAATTAGGATACGTTATCAACCATAAAAAAGTATATCGCATTATGTGCGAATTGGGATTGAAATGTGTGAAATTTATGCGAAAATCCCGTAAATACAATTCCTATAAGGGAAACGTTGGAAAAGTGGCGAAAAACCGATTGTCTCGCCGTTTTAACACGCCAATTCCTCTTCAAAAATTAGTAACCGATATTACAGAATTCAAATGTCTAAGTGAAGAGAAGTTATATTTAAATCCGATTCTTGACCTTTATAACGGAGAAATTATTGCGTATAAAATCAAGGAACGTCCAACGTTAGATCTTGTCATAGAACCTTTAAAAGAAACGATAGAGATAATAAAGAATCATGCAACCTATCGCACCACCATCCATTCTGACCAAGGCTTTCATTACCAGCACAACCAATGGGTGAGAACATTAAAAGAGAATAAAGTATTCCAAAGCATGTCTAGAAAAGCAACCTGTGCGGATAATGCTTCCATGGAGAATTTTTTTGGCATTTTAAAACAAGAAATGTATTATGGAGAAAAATTAGTAAGCTATGAAGAATTAAAAAGTCGGATTGAAGAATATATCTATTGGTATAATCATGAACGAATAAAAGAAAAATTGGCCGGGCTGAGCCCAGTCGAGTATCGAACGCAATCCAGCCAATCAACTGTATAA
- a CDS encoding helix-turn-helix domain-containing protein → MAKYSEEFKINLVTEYLYGNLGYKLLAKKYNMGSATPIFEWVKVYKSQGMDGLKRKKARKFYPVRFKLNTIQFVLKTGATFLETAVQFKLNNPSLIRRWMKEFKEQGVEGLKPKGESSMSKKPNKRKKKEEKKLTREEILERENELLRLENAYLKKLRAFRENPNAFHEKHRQR, encoded by the coding sequence ATGGCTAAATATAGTGAAGAATTTAAAATAAATCTTGTCACCGAGTATTTATATGGCAACCTAGGATATAAATTATTAGCAAAAAAATATAATATGGGTAGCGCAACACCAATATTTGAATGGGTGAAAGTCTATAAGTCTCAGGGAATGGATGGGTTAAAAAGAAAAAAAGCTAGGAAGTTTTATCCTGTTCGATTTAAATTAAATACGATACAATTTGTGTTAAAGACAGGTGCTACTTTTTTAGAAACTGCTGTTCAATTTAAATTGAACAACCCTTCCTTAATTAGACGCTGGATGAAAGAATTTAAGGAACAAGGAGTAGAAGGCCTGAAACCAAAGGGGGAGTCTTCTATGTCTAAGAAACCCAATAAACGGAAGAAAAAGGAAGAAAAAAAGTTAACACGTGAAGAAATATTAGAACGAGAGAATGAACTATTAAGGCTAGAAAATGCGTACCTAAAAAAGCTACGAGCTTTTCGGGAGAATCCAAATGCCTTCCACGAAAAGCACAGGCAAAGGTAG